A region of Paenibacillus sp. JNUCC-31 DNA encodes the following proteins:
- a CDS encoding WD40/YVTN/BNR-like repeat-containing protein, which produces MRSQWIKIAQTALLSIGIAALLAACTDSGPTPVAKPPQEQEDSGNVGQTLTVVPPANSTQSADTAKYQIQTRLTDFQLLNGNGGLAWGVTRNALRLYYTQDQGSTWTNISPSENVQFPANPQYGQSIYFVDSTHGWIVREGMGGTDTMVLRTNNGGVSWSLSSLSKTDKVTAITFVSPEKGWILTTADTSIGKQDKKLYLTEDGGITWNEMSSSDVEGKPATTEIPTGGYTTGLTFSDSNHGFLTALEFGTPKLYVTTDGGEHWKSGPSFFDRNKFNGCGNFNISSPQFFGREAQGAWMSMSCSQGESTKFNGFFTTNGGQNWTLSTFSLNKQTGINRNLAPSFLNPLEGWAMQNGKTYYTKDAGKTWKALPVSKVLESIHKDYPEIVKLQMVSSKLGWILVENTDAKRSLLLQTVDGGVHWKVL; this is translated from the coding sequence TTGCGTTCGCAATGGATCAAAATCGCGCAGACAGCATTGCTGTCTATCGGTATAGCCGCTTTGCTGGCAGCTTGTACGGATTCAGGACCGACACCGGTAGCAAAGCCGCCGCAGGAGCAAGAAGATAGCGGGAATGTGGGCCAGACATTAACAGTGGTTCCCCCCGCAAACAGTACACAATCTGCAGATACTGCCAAATATCAAATTCAGACCCGGTTAACCGATTTTCAGCTGCTTAATGGGAATGGTGGATTAGCCTGGGGAGTGACGCGAAACGCCTTGCGTCTGTATTACACTCAGGATCAGGGAAGCACTTGGACCAACATTTCTCCATCGGAGAATGTACAGTTCCCGGCGAATCCGCAATACGGACAAAGCATTTATTTTGTAGATAGTACACATGGATGGATCGTTCGTGAAGGGATGGGCGGAACGGATACGATGGTCCTCCGCACGAACAACGGGGGAGTGAGTTGGAGCTTATCTTCTTTGTCGAAGACCGATAAGGTGACCGCCATAACATTCGTATCTCCTGAGAAAGGTTGGATACTGACCACGGCCGATACTTCCATTGGCAAACAGGATAAGAAATTGTATCTGACCGAGGATGGTGGCATTACCTGGAATGAGATGTCATCGAGTGATGTGGAGGGCAAGCCGGCCACGACGGAGATCCCAACAGGGGGATATACTACAGGCCTGACCTTTTCGGATTCAAACCACGGGTTCCTGACAGCGCTGGAGTTCGGTACACCAAAACTGTATGTCACAACGGATGGCGGCGAACATTGGAAGTCGGGACCGTCTTTCTTTGACCGAAACAAATTTAACGGATGTGGCAATTTTAATATCAGCTCGCCACAATTTTTTGGAAGAGAGGCTCAGGGAGCCTGGATGTCCATGTCATGTTCTCAAGGAGAAAGCACGAAATTTAATGGCTTCTTTACAACAAATGGTGGACAGAACTGGACTCTGTCAACGTTCAGTCTGAACAAACAAACCGGCATTAATCGTAATCTGGCTCCTTCATTCCTGAACCCCTTAGAAGGTTGGGCCATGCAAAATGGAAAAACCTATTATACCAAGGATGCCGGTAAAACATGGAAGGCACTTCCTGTGAGTAAAGTATTGGAAAGCATTCATAAAGACTACCCGGAAATTGTTAAGCTTCAGATGGTTTCCTCGAAGTTAGGCTGGATTTTAGTGGAAAATACGGATGCCAAACGATCACTCTTACTCCAAACCGTAGACGGTGGGGTACACTGGAAAGTACTATAA